From the Propionispora hippei DSM 15287 genome, the window GCGGGAATGACCGTAATGTGATATAATGGTGCTCGTAAAAGCGTTGGCAATAATTTACATGAGAAGAGGAGTGTTTAATGATAAAGGTAGGGATTATTGGAGACTTCGATGAAGCTAAGCCTTCCCATGAAGCTACTAATAAAGCGTTACAGCATTGTGCTAAATATTTACACCTAGACTTGGAATGTAAGTGGTTACCGACGATAACGTTAGAAGGGGACATTAAAAAAGATATTTGTGACTTTGATGCATTTTGGTGTGCGCCCGGAAGCCCCTATCGTAGTTTTAAAGGAGCAATAAACGCAATACGTTTTGCAAGAGAAAATAATTATCCTTTTATCGGTACTTGTGGCGGTTTTCAGCATGCAATTATGGAATATGCGCAAAATGTATTGGGGATGGCCGAAGTCAATCATGAAGAATATAATCCAGACGCCTCCACTTTTTTTATTTCAGCTCTATCTTGCTCACTTTTAGAAACAACAAGGAAAATATACTTAAAGGAAGGAACTAAAAGCCAAGAAATTTATGGGCAAACTGAAATTGAGGAGCGATACAACTGTAATTTTGGACTGAATGGTTGT encodes:
- a CDS encoding CTP synthase C-terminal region-related (seleno)protein; amino-acid sequence: MIKVGIIGDFDEAKPSHEATNKALQHCAKYLHLDLECKWLPTITLEGDIKKDICDFDAFWCAPGSPYRSFKGAINAIRFARENNYPFIGTCGGFQHAIMEYAQNVLGMAEVNHEEYNPDASTFFISALSCSLLETTRKIYLKEGTKSQEIYGQTEIEERYNCNFGLNGCFQDTFDKSGLHVAGVDSNGEVRIFELSPHRFYVATLFQPQLSSTPETPHKLIVEYLLETQKFHNEHK